In Nostoc sp. GT001, a genomic segment contains:
- a CDS encoding FIST N-terminal domain-containing protein, translated as MADQMQWANALSTRHSLEAAVTDVVERAVSSLTAPADLGLVFISSAFTSEYSRLLPLLAEKLSVPVLIGCSGGGVIGTTVSGETQELESEPAISLTLAHLPGVKIQVFHIVAEELPDLDSSPDAWLDLIGVPPSPTPQFILLSSSFASGINDLLQGLDFAYPGSAIVGGQASGGGMGGRVALFCNDTNGEEQQNLYREGTVGIALTGNIVLETIVAQGCRPIGKPLQVTKADRNIILELDEKVPLVVLRDLIASLSEEERILAQHSLFVGVAMDEFKLALQQGDFLIRGILGVDPNAGAIAIGDRVRPGQRLQFHLRDAQASAEDLELLLQSYQHQRESEPSAVAALMFSCLGRGEGLYGKPNFDSELFQRYLKDIPVGGFFCGGEIGPVGGRTFLHAYTSAFGICRQNQ; from the coding sequence ATGGCAGACCAAATGCAGTGGGCAAATGCCCTATCAACCCGTCATTCTCTGGAAGCCGCTGTTACAGATGTGGTGGAACGAGCTGTTTCATCGTTAACAGCACCTGCGGATTTAGGACTGGTATTCATTTCGTCTGCTTTTACGAGTGAGTATTCCCGACTATTACCCTTGTTAGCTGAAAAACTTTCTGTGCCTGTGCTAATTGGCTGTAGTGGTGGTGGTGTAATTGGGACGACAGTTAGCGGAGAAACGCAAGAACTGGAGTCTGAACCAGCTATTAGCTTGACTTTAGCACACCTTCCAGGAGTGAAAATTCAAGTTTTTCATATTGTTGCTGAAGAATTACCTGACTTAGATAGTTCACCAGATGCTTGGCTTGATTTGATCGGTGTCCCACCATCACCGACACCGCAGTTCATCTTGCTGTCTAGTTCTTTCGCCTCTGGAATCAACGATTTGTTGCAGGGGCTGGATTTTGCTTATCCAGGATCGGCGATCGTGGGGGGACAGGCTAGTGGTGGAGGTATGGGTGGTCGTGTTGCCCTTTTTTGTAACGATACTAACGGTGAGGAACAGCAAAACTTATATCGCGAGGGCACTGTTGGTATAGCTTTGACTGGCAATATTGTTTTGGAAACGATTGTCGCCCAAGGATGCCGACCAATTGGCAAGCCATTGCAAGTTACAAAAGCCGATCGCAACATCATTTTAGAGTTAGATGAGAAAGTACCTTTAGTGGTATTGCGAGATTTGATTGCTAGTCTCAGCGAAGAAGAACGGATTTTAGCACAGCATTCTCTGTTTGTTGGTGTGGCAATGGATGAGTTTAAGCTGGCTTTGCAGCAAGGAGACTTTTTAATTCGTGGTATTCTTGGGGTCGATCCAAATGCTGGGGCGATCGCAATTGGCGATCGCGTCCGTCCAGGACAAAGGCTGCAATTCCACCTCCGCGATGCCCAAGCCTCTGCTGAAGACCTAGAATTACTCCTCCAAAGTTATCAACACCAACGAGAATCTGAACCCTCTGCTGTAGCTGCTTTAATGTTCTCCTGTCTGGGACGAGGTGAAGGACTTTATGGTAAACCCAACTTTGATTCTGAACTATTTCAGCGCTACCTTAAAGATATTCCTGTAGGTGGCTTTTTCTGTGGCGGTGAAATCGGCCCTGTTGGTGGCAGAACCTTCTTACACGCCTACACTTCAGCATTTGGAATTTGTCGCCAAAATCAGTAA
- a CDS encoding Calvin cycle protein CP12, which translates to MTNIQETAKGDIQEKIQEEVEQARTVCDINGSNSPECAAAWDAVEELQAEASHKRQSKPKNSLEQYCDDNPDAIECRVYDD; encoded by the coding sequence ATGACCAACATCCAAGAAACAGCAAAAGGCGACATCCAAGAGAAAATCCAAGAAGAAGTGGAACAAGCGCGTACTGTCTGTGATATTAACGGTAGCAACTCACCAGAGTGTGCTGCTGCTTGGGATGCAGTAGAAGAATTGCAAGCCGAAGCTTCCCACAAACGCCAAAGCAAGCCAAAAAATTCTCTAGAACAGTATTGTGATGACAACCCAGATGCAATTGAATGCCGGGTTTATGACGACTAG
- a CDS encoding DUF3177 family protein, with amino-acid sequence MDYDIWFRPFVWIDYRLAVLFLVIIPLILLIWAFVQKAEGIQRLLAIYWRVSSLVAITIYLMIAQYPVSFISGLIAQILIPISLWFWVDINDEIEYQTSGSLKLIFTSWRWATTVYCFLGALAFIPFLGCAFSGNMLKTPYCRVWFEAPLLFKEYFHANSKAEFLGFLGITSLVIYVVYLSYFVLIKLGKQGRSATPQ; translated from the coding sequence ATGGACTATGATATTTGGTTTCGACCTTTCGTCTGGATTGATTACCGACTGGCAGTATTATTCCTAGTAATTATTCCGCTAATTCTTCTGATTTGGGCATTTGTACAAAAAGCAGAAGGCATACAACGCTTATTGGCTATATACTGGCGAGTATCAAGCTTGGTGGCAATCACGATTTACTTAATGATTGCCCAGTATCCAGTTAGCTTTATCTCTGGGTTGATAGCTCAGATTTTGATCCCGATTTCGTTGTGGTTCTGGGTAGATATCAACGATGAAATTGAGTATCAAACCAGTGGTTCTTTAAAATTGATTTTTACCTCTTGGCGCTGGGCGACAACTGTTTATTGTTTTTTGGGCGCACTAGCATTTATACCTTTTTTGGGTTGTGCTTTTTCTGGCAATATGCTCAAGACTCCCTATTGTCGTGTCTGGTTCGAGGCTCCGTTACTATTCAAAGAATATTTTCATGCTAACAGCAAGGCTGAGTTCTTAGGTTTTCTTGGTATAACTAGTTTAGTCATTTATGTGGTTTACTTGAGCTATTTTGTTTTGATTAAGCTAGGCAAACAGGGACGTTCAGCCACACCACAGTAA
- a CDS encoding DUF433 domain-containing protein: protein MNYHDIITIEPGKRSGKPCIRGMRITVYDILEYLASGMTEAEILEDFSELTSEDIKACLAFAADRENKLFVVSL from the coding sequence ATGAATTACCACGACATTATTACGATTGAACCTGGAAAACGCAGTGGTAAACCCTGTATCCGGGGAATGCGAATCACTGTTTATGATATTTTGGAGTATCTTGCTAGTGGAATGACTGAAGCAGAAATCTTAGAGGATTTTTCTGAATTAACTTCCGAAGACATTAAAGCCTGTTTAGCTTTTGCTGCTGATCGTGAGAATAAGTTATTTGTGGTATCCTTGTGA
- a CDS encoding DUF5615 family PIN-like protein: MKLLLDENLSDRIISQIVDLYPDSVHVKTLGLINTDDVIIWDYAKVNDFVIASKDSDFHQRSLLYGHPPKFIYLRIGNSPTYKIVQILRDNFGIIRQFVSSEVESILVLA, translated from the coding sequence GTGAAACTGCTTCTAGACGAAAATTTGTCTGATCGGATTATTTCACAGATTGTAGATTTGTATCCTGATTCAGTACACGTTAAAACTTTAGGATTAATCAACACCGATGATGTGATTATCTGGGATTACGCTAAAGTAAACGATTTTGTAATTGCTTCCAAAGATTCTGATTTTCATCAGCGCAGTCTTCTCTATGGTCATCCACCCAAATTTATCTATCTCCGTATTGGCAACAGCCCAACTTATAAAATTGTCCAAATCTTGCGTGATAACTTTGGTATAATCCGCCAGTTTGTAAGTAGCGAAGTGGAAAGTATTTTGGTATTAGCGTAG
- the guaA gene encoding glutamine-hydrolyzing GMP synthase, which translates to MNTAVTLPTEQAPQTLENFGRLDRQLIVILDFGSQYSELIARRIRETQVYSEVLSYRTTSEHLRQLNPKGIILSGGPSSVYSDNAPHCDPEIWNLGIPILGVCYGMQLMVNQLGGEVAKADRGEYGKASLYIDDPTDLLTNVEDGTTMWMSHGDSVTQMPSGFELLAHTENTPCAAIADHEKKLYGVQFHPEVVHSVGGIALIRNFVYHICDCEPTWTTAAFVEEAIREIRARVGEKRVLLALSGGVDSSTLAFLLYKAIGEQLTCVFIDQGFMRKYEPERLVKLFQEQFHIPVEYVNARDRFLAKVAGITDPEEKRRRIGHEFISVFEETSKRLGHFDYLAQGTLYPDVIESADTNVDPQSGERVAVKIKSHHNVGGLPKDLRFKLVEPLRKLFKDEVRKLGRSIGLPEEIVQRQPFPGPGLAIRILGEVTSERLNILRDADLIVRQEINQRGMYHDFWQAFAVLLPIRSVGVMGDQRTYAYPIVLRIVTSEDGMTADWARVPYDVLEVISTRIVNEVKGVNRVVYDITSKPPGTIEWE; encoded by the coding sequence ATGAATACAGCGGTGACTCTACCAACAGAACAAGCGCCCCAAACATTGGAAAATTTTGGGAGACTTGATCGCCAATTAATTGTAATTCTGGATTTTGGCTCTCAATATTCTGAGCTGATTGCCCGTCGCATCCGCGAAACTCAAGTATACTCCGAAGTTTTATCCTATCGCACTACTTCTGAACATTTGCGCCAACTCAATCCCAAGGGAATCATCCTCTCAGGTGGCCCAAGTTCAGTTTATAGTGATAACGCTCCCCATTGTGACCCAGAAATCTGGAATTTGGGAATACCCATTTTGGGTGTTTGCTATGGGATGCAGTTGATGGTAAACCAACTTGGTGGGGAAGTGGCAAAGGCCGATCGAGGTGAATACGGCAAAGCCTCATTATATATTGACGATCCCACAGATTTGCTTACTAATGTTGAAGATGGCACTACCATGTGGATGAGTCATGGAGACTCAGTAACTCAAATGCCATCGGGGTTTGAATTGCTAGCACATACAGAAAATACTCCCTGTGCTGCTATTGCTGACCACGAAAAGAAACTTTACGGCGTTCAGTTCCATCCAGAGGTGGTGCATTCTGTTGGTGGTATAGCATTAATCCGTAATTTTGTCTACCATATCTGCGATTGCGAACCCACTTGGACAACAGCGGCTTTTGTTGAAGAAGCAATTCGAGAAATTCGCGCCAGAGTTGGTGAAAAGCGGGTGCTGTTGGCGCTGTCTGGGGGAGTGGATTCTTCTACCCTGGCTTTCTTACTGTATAAAGCAATTGGCGAGCAACTGACTTGCGTGTTTATCGATCAAGGCTTTATGCGAAAATATGAGCCAGAGCGATTGGTAAAGCTGTTTCAAGAGCAGTTTCACATTCCTGTTGAATATGTTAACGCCCGCGATCGCTTTTTGGCTAAAGTTGCTGGAATCACCGATCCTGAAGAAAAACGCCGCCGCATCGGACACGAATTTATCAGTGTATTTGAGGAAACATCCAAGCGCCTCGGTCACTTTGACTATCTAGCTCAAGGAACTCTTTATCCAGATGTGATCGAATCTGCTGACACCAATGTAGATCCCCAAAGTGGTGAGCGGGTAGCGGTGAAAATTAAGAGTCATCACAATGTTGGCGGTTTGCCCAAAGACTTAAGATTTAAATTGGTTGAACCACTGCGGAAACTATTTAAAGATGAAGTCCGCAAACTTGGACGTTCCATTGGTTTACCAGAAGAAATAGTTCAACGGCAACCTTTTCCTGGGCCTGGTTTAGCAATTCGCATTCTGGGGGAAGTTACATCTGAGCGGTTAAATATTTTGCGCGATGCTGATTTGATTGTGCGGCAAGAAATTAACCAACGCGGTATGTATCATGATTTCTGGCAAGCATTTGCTGTATTGCTGCCAATTCGTAGTGTTGGCGTTATGGGAGATCAACGTACTTACGCTTACCCCATTGTTTTGCGGATTGTTACCAGTGAAGATGGCATGACCGCTGATTGGGCGAGAGTGCCTTATGATGTCCTGGAAGTGATTTCGACTCGAATTGTGAATGAGGTAAAAGGGGTGAATCGGGTAGTTTATGACATCACCTCTAAGCCACCTGGAACCATTGAATGGGAGTAA
- a CDS encoding response regulator, protein MEPALPLAGLNILVVDDDDDSRFYITTVLEADGATIMAVASAAVALKVLPELQPDVMICDIAMPDEDGYTLIRKIRALKPDLYGKLPAIALTAYGDSEYRSRALEAGFQTHVPKPVDPGELVAIVAELVASYKS, encoded by the coding sequence ATGGAACCTGCTCTTCCCCTTGCTGGCTTAAACATCCTCGTAGTTGATGATGATGATGATAGCCGCTTTTACATTACTACTGTGTTGGAAGCTGATGGAGCCACCATTATGGCAGTTGCATCGGCAGCGGTAGCATTGAAAGTATTACCTGAGTTGCAACCAGATGTCATGATTTGTGATATTGCTATGCCTGATGAAGATGGCTACACCCTGATCCGCAAGATCCGGGCACTGAAGCCCGATCTTTATGGAAAACTTCCCGCGATCGCTTTAACTGCTTATGGTGATAGCGAGTATCGTAGCCGTGCTTTGGAAGCGGGTTTTCAGACTCATGTACCTAAACCAGTCGATCCCGGAGAACTAGTTGCGATCGTCGCAGAATTGGTTGCTTCTTATAAGAGTTAA
- a CDS encoding cation diffusion facilitator family transporter — protein sequence MTYDNRAEVRKVLIITLLLNLFVMGLKALVGYWTGSLSLLADALHSVTDSANNVLGLIASKFSSPQPDREHPYGHSKFEAIGALGIASFLGIACFEILQGAIERILKGGGEPIKISPPELWLLLIVLGVNIFVAFYERAVGRRVGSSILIADATHTMSDIWVTISVIGGLIGVWLGYQWMDLVLAFPVALLVFWSGWSVLKENLPWLVDRMAIAPEAIHAIATSVPGVINCHAIASRGVLGRQVFIEMHLIVDASDVETAHHITEEVESRLEERFRPVRILIHVEPPAYKSEQISFEAGAN from the coding sequence ATGACTTACGATAACCGCGCCGAAGTAAGAAAGGTTTTAATTATTACCCTATTACTGAACCTGTTTGTAATGGGATTGAAAGCACTTGTGGGCTACTGGACAGGTTCGTTGAGTTTATTAGCTGATGCCTTGCATAGTGTGACAGATAGCGCCAACAACGTTTTAGGATTAATTGCAAGTAAATTTTCTTCTCCACAACCCGATCGCGAGCATCCCTACGGACACAGCAAGTTTGAAGCAATAGGCGCTCTAGGAATTGCCTCGTTTTTAGGAATAGCCTGTTTTGAAATTCTGCAAGGAGCAATCGAACGAATTCTCAAAGGTGGTGGTGAACCGATAAAAATATCGCCACCGGAATTGTGGTTATTACTAATTGTGCTGGGTGTGAATATTTTTGTGGCGTTTTATGAACGTGCTGTGGGTAGGCGGGTAGGTAGCTCAATTCTCATCGCTGATGCGACACATACCATGAGCGATATTTGGGTGACAATCTCTGTAATTGGTGGCTTGATAGGAGTTTGGCTAGGTTATCAATGGATGGATTTGGTGTTAGCTTTTCCTGTCGCCTTATTGGTATTTTGGAGTGGCTGGTCAGTTTTAAAAGAGAATTTGCCTTGGCTTGTAGATCGAATGGCGATCGCACCAGAAGCAATACACGCCATCGCTACTTCTGTTCCAGGTGTAATTAACTGTCATGCGATCGCTTCTCGTGGTGTTCTTGGTCGTCAAGTATTTATTGAAATGCATTTAATAGTGGATGCATCAGACGTAGAAACCGCCCATCACATCACTGAAGAAGTAGAAAGCCGATTAGAAGAACGATTTCGTCCAGTGAGAATTTTAATTCACGTCGAGCCACCAGCGTATAAATCTGAGCAAATTAGCTTTGAAGCTGGAGCAAATTAG
- a CDS encoding SDR family oxidoreductase translates to MNPAEGSFADTMRSMIAIQRYGWSEEVADMVSYLASAEAGFVTGASLKIDGGFAASFGGNRTTR, encoded by the coding sequence ATGAACCCAGCCGAGGGTTCCTTTGCCGATACCATGAGAAGTATGATTGCCATCCAGCGCTATGGTTGGAGTGAAGAAGTCGCCGATATGGTTTCCTATCTCGCCAGCGCGGAAGCCGGTTTTGTCACTGGTGCGAGTCTGAAAATTGATGGCGGCTTCGCAGCCTCATTCGGCGGTAACAGAACGACCCGATGA
- a CDS encoding DUF4327 family protein: MSVNTVPSINYYSLDVIQDEARRLVQKGMVSRQQPIYSLCQYIPAREWVCVECELEKCDFLLRDRIGDLIGREQWDND; the protein is encoded by the coding sequence ATGAGTGTGAATACGGTGCCTTCTATCAATTACTACTCTCTAGATGTGATTCAAGACGAAGCACGCCGACTGGTGCAAAAGGGAATGGTTAGCCGACAACAGCCAATATATAGCCTCTGCCAATACATTCCAGCTAGAGAGTGGGTTTGCGTTGAATGTGAATTAGAGAAATGTGACTTTTTGTTGCGCGATCGCATTGGCGACCTAATTGGTCGCGAACAGTGGGACAACGACTAA
- the rbfA gene encoding 30S ribosome-binding factor RbfA, whose product MATNRRVSRVAELIKREVSQMLLNGIKDDRVGTGMVSVTDVDVSGDLQHAKIYVSIYGTDEAKVETMAGLKSATGYVRSELGARVRLRRTPEVIFLEDRSIERGNKVLALLNQLNHDRPPENLVAVEDSTVQNDEEFSE is encoded by the coding sequence ATGGCTACAAATCGTCGGGTTTCCCGCGTTGCTGAACTGATCAAACGGGAAGTTAGCCAAATGCTACTCAACGGCATTAAGGATGACCGTGTGGGTACTGGAATGGTCAGTGTGACTGATGTTGATGTTTCCGGCGATCTCCAACACGCCAAAATCTACGTCAGCATCTATGGAACAGATGAAGCTAAGGTAGAAACAATGGCAGGCTTAAAGTCGGCCACAGGTTACGTCCGCAGCGAACTTGGGGCGCGGGTACGGCTACGTCGTACACCAGAGGTGATATTTCTCGAAGATCGCTCTATAGAACGCGGCAATAAAGTATTAGCACTACTAAACCAACTTAACCACGATCGCCCGCCAGAAAATCTGGTAGCAGTAGAAGACAGCACTGTTCAAAATGATGAAGAATTCTCCGAATAA